The proteins below come from a single Chryseobacterium sp. MA9 genomic window:
- a CDS encoding Nramp family divalent metal transporter yields the protein MNFNIKSAWRKDKTNHSLSEVYSSIKVPKNATFWRKYLAFAGPGLMIAVGYMDPGNWATDIAGGAQFGYTLLSVILISNIFAMVLQHLSVKLGVVAERDLAQACRDHFSPTTNFILWVFCEIAIAACDLAEVIGSAIALNLLFHIPLTWGIVITTVDVLIILLLQSKGFRWIESIVGGLIFIILACFVYEIIISQPAFNEILGGLVPQKEIIQNPAMLYIAIGILGATVMPHNLYLHSSIVQTRDYTRDTEGKKEAIKFATLDSTVSLMLAFFINAAILILAAATFHTTGNEHVADIHDAYKMLTPILGASMASIAFAIALLASGQNSTLTGTLAGQIVMEGFLNIRLKPWLRRLITRLIAVIPALIVAILYGEQGTTELLVLSQVILSMQLSFAVVPLVMFTNDKAKMGEFVNKPVLKICVWAISIIIIVLNLYLLYQTFTGE from the coding sequence ATGAATTTCAATATAAAAAGCGCCTGGCGAAAAGATAAAACAAACCATTCCTTATCAGAGGTTTATTCATCGATCAAAGTACCAAAAAATGCAACGTTTTGGAGAAAATATCTTGCATTTGCCGGACCGGGCCTGATGATTGCTGTAGGATATATGGATCCAGGAAACTGGGCCACGGATATCGCAGGAGGTGCTCAGTTTGGATATACCTTGCTATCCGTAATTCTTATTTCCAATATTTTCGCAATGGTTCTGCAGCATTTATCCGTGAAACTCGGGGTTGTTGCAGAAAGAGATCTTGCACAAGCATGTAGAGATCATTTCAGCCCTACTACCAATTTTATTCTCTGGGTATTTTGTGAAATAGCCATTGCCGCCTGTGATCTCGCCGAGGTCATTGGTTCTGCCATTGCATTAAATCTTTTATTTCACATCCCACTAACCTGGGGAATTGTTATCACAACAGTGGATGTTTTAATTATCCTTTTACTTCAGTCCAAAGGTTTCCGATGGATTGAAAGTATTGTTGGAGGACTTATATTCATTATTTTGGCGTGTTTCGTATATGAAATTATCATTTCGCAGCCTGCTTTTAATGAGATTCTGGGAGGTTTGGTTCCACAAAAGGAAATCATTCAGAATCCTGCTATGCTTTATATTGCCATTGGGATCTTAGGAGCTACAGTGATGCCCCACAACTTGTATCTGCACAGCAGTATTGTACAGACCAGAGATTATACCCGCGATACTGAAGGAAAAAAAGAAGCTATAAAGTTTGCTACCCTGGACAGCACAGTTTCATTGATGTTGGCATTTTTCATCAATGCGGCAATCCTTATTCTGGCAGCTGCTACATTCCACACTACAGGAAATGAACATGTTGCTGACATTCATGATGCTTATAAAATGCTGACCCCTATTCTAGGAGCTTCTATGGCAAGTATTGCATTTGCTATTGCTTTATTGGCATCCGGGCAAAATTCTACATTGACAGGAACTCTTGCCGGACAGATCGTAATGGAAGGCTTTTTGAATATCAGATTAAAACCCTGGCTGCGAAGACTCATTACAAGACTTATTGCTGTAATTCCTGCACTTATTGTCGCTATTCTTTATGGCGAACAGGGAACGACTGAATTACTGGTTTTAAGCCAGGTAATTCTATCCATGCAGCTGAGTTTTGCTGTTGTCCCATTGGTCATGTTCACCAATGATAAAGCCAAGATGGGAGAATTTGTCAATAAACCGGTTCTTAAAATCTGTGTATGGGCAATTTCCATTATTATTATTGTTTTAAACCTGTACCTGTTGTATCAAACGTTTACAGGAGAATAA
- a CDS encoding OmpA family protein, translated as MSLNVIDLIKGQLGPALVSQAASQFGESESGISKAIGGLLPAVVGGLANNADKPGVVDAITQASSSGILGNLLGGSSSNPIISNLLSSIFGDKVSGLVNSIASFSGVSNTSAGSLLNLVTGATVGTVGKYAADNNLGASGISSLLNDQKGIISSLLPAGLSLASFGLGAENWFGQAKETVSSVTSTAKDNIAEGVATARENVSEGAREIREQFNDNNNNNQGGGSIWKWLLPLLLLLAAGYFLWKQCEKKQTTTTTTSTSDSATTSSTADTATTGTATPVPATAKTDENIDLNGVMLKGYKGGMEDQMITFLKSGAYKNATDDSALKDKWYDFDHVNFKMGSSTELEAGSQGQLDNLVAILKAFPDAKIKVGGYTDKTGNEASNVKLSKARAEFIKAALAKAGVGAQVLEADGYGSKFATVDAKASDAERAADRKMSVRFAK; from the coding sequence ATGTCTTTAAATGTCATTGATTTAATTAAAGGACAATTAGGTCCCGCTTTAGTTTCACAGGCTGCATCGCAGTTTGGAGAAAGTGAATCCGGTATTTCTAAAGCAATTGGCGGATTATTACCTGCTGTAGTAGGCGGATTAGCCAATAATGCAGATAAGCCTGGCGTTGTGGATGCTATTACACAAGCCTCTTCAAGTGGAATTTTAGGAAATTTATTAGGCGGATCGTCTAGCAATCCTATTATTTCTAACTTGTTGTCTTCAATTTTTGGAGATAAAGTAAGTGGATTAGTCAATTCCATTGCTAGTTTTTCAGGAGTAAGCAATACCTCTGCAGGTTCTTTGTTAAACCTGGTGACTGGAGCTACGGTAGGCACCGTTGGAAAATATGCAGCAGACAATAATTTGGGTGCTTCAGGTATTTCCAGCTTACTGAACGATCAGAAAGGCATTATTTCTTCCTTATTGCCGGCAGGTCTTTCTTTGGCTTCCTTTGGATTAGGAGCTGAAAATTGGTTTGGCCAGGCGAAGGAAACAGTTTCTTCAGTAACTTCTACTGCTAAAGATAACATCGCAGAAGGTGTTGCTACTGCAAGAGAAAATGTTTCGGAAGGAGCAAGAGAAATAAGAGAACAATTTAACGATAATAATAACAATAATCAAGGCGGAGGCTCAATCTGGAAATGGTTGCTTCCGCTTTTACTGTTATTGGCAGCCGGATATTTCTTATGGAAACAGTGTGAGAAAAAACAGACGACTACCACAACTACCAGTACGTCTGACTCTGCTACAACCAGTTCTACTGCAGATACAGCTACAACAGGAACTGCAACACCTGTTCCGGCTACTGCTAAAACCGATGAAAACATTGATCTTAATGGTGTGATGTTAAAAGGTTATAAAGGTGGTATGGAGGATCAGATGATTACTTTCCTAAAATCCGGAGCTTACAAAAATGCAACTGATGATTCAGCATTGAAAGATAAGTGGTACGATTTCGACCATGTTAATTTCAAAATGGGAAGCTCTACAGAGCTGGAAGCAGGTTCACAAGGACAATTGGATAACCTTGTAGCTATCCTTAAGGCTTTCCCTGATGCAAAAATCAAAGTTGGAGGTTACACTGATAAAACAGGAAATGAAGCTTCTAATGTGAAATTATCAAAAGCCAGAGCTGAATTTATCAAAGCAGCTCTAGCAAAAGCTGGAGTTGGAGCTCAGGTTCTGGAAGCTGATGGTTATGGAAGTAAATTTGCTACAGTAGACGCAAAAGCTTCTGATGCAGAAAGAGCTGCTGACAGAAAAATGTCTGTAAGATTTGCAAAATAA
- the proS gene encoding proline--tRNA ligase, with protein MAKLTSRSEDYSKWYNELVVKADLAENSGVRGCMVIKPYGYAIWEKMRDEMDRKFKETGHVNAYFPLFVPKSLFEAEEKNAEGFAKECAVVTHYRLKTDPDNPSKLIVDPDAKLEEELIVRPTSEAIIWNTYKNWIQSYRDLPILINQWANVVRWEMRTRLFLRTAEFLWQEGHTAHATKDEAVEEAEKMNKVYADFAENFMAMPVIQGLKTPSERFAGADETYCIEALMQDGKALQAGTSHFLGQNFAKAFDVKFTNKEGKIEHAWATSWGTSTRLMGALIMTHSDDFGLVLPPTLAPIQVVIVPIFKGEEQLEQISEVALDIQAKLRAKGISVKFDNDTQNKPGWKFAEYELKGVPVRIAMGPRDLENKSVEIARRDNLTKEVRSIEGLDSYIEDLLKTIQKDLYNKAFEFRKDNFTKVDTYEEFKKVLEEKGGFIYAHWDGTAEEEEQIKDETKATIRCIPLDDDVEEGISLVSGKPSKRRVLFAKAY; from the coding sequence ATGGCAAAATTAACCTCAAGAAGCGAAGATTACAGCAAATGGTATAATGAGCTGGTTGTAAAAGCTGATTTAGCTGAAAACTCAGGCGTGCGTGGATGTATGGTGATCAAACCGTATGGCTATGCAATCTGGGAAAAAATGCGTGATGAAATGGATAGAAAGTTCAAAGAAACAGGTCACGTTAACGCATATTTTCCGCTTTTTGTGCCCAAGAGCTTGTTTGAGGCTGAGGAAAAGAATGCAGAAGGTTTTGCAAAAGAATGTGCTGTTGTTACTCATTACAGATTAAAAACAGATCCAGACAATCCATCCAAACTGATTGTGGATCCTGATGCGAAACTGGAAGAAGAACTTATCGTTCGTCCTACTTCAGAAGCTATTATCTGGAATACCTACAAAAACTGGATTCAGTCTTATAGAGACCTACCGATATTGATCAACCAATGGGCGAATGTTGTTCGTTGGGAAATGAGAACACGTCTTTTCTTAAGAACGGCAGAATTCTTATGGCAGGAAGGCCACACCGCTCACGCTACAAAGGACGAAGCTGTTGAAGAAGCAGAAAAGATGAATAAAGTATATGCAGATTTTGCAGAAAACTTTATGGCGATGCCGGTAATTCAGGGATTAAAAACTCCATCTGAAAGATTTGCAGGAGCTGATGAAACATACTGTATTGAAGCATTGATGCAGGATGGAAAAGCTTTACAGGCAGGAACATCTCACTTCTTAGGTCAGAATTTCGCAAAAGCATTTGACGTAAAATTCACCAATAAAGAAGGAAAAATAGAACATGCATGGGCTACATCATGGGGAACATCAACCCGTTTGATGGGAGCTTTGATTATGACACATTCTGATGATTTCGGATTGGTATTGCCTCCTACTCTGGCACCAATTCAGGTTGTGATTGTTCCGATCTTCAAAGGAGAAGAGCAGTTAGAGCAAATCAGTGAAGTAGCTTTGGATATTCAGGCTAAACTGAGAGCAAAAGGAATTTCTGTGAAATTTGATAATGATACTCAGAACAAACCTGGCTGGAAGTTTGCAGAATACGAATTGAAAGGAGTTCCTGTAAGAATTGCAATGGGACCAAGAGATCTGGAAAATAAATCAGTGGAAATTGCAAGAAGAGATAATCTGACGAAGGAAGTTCGTTCTATCGAAGGTTTAGATTCTTATATCGAAGATCTATTGAAAACAATTCAGAAGGATCTTTACAACAAAGCTTTCGAATTCAGAAAAGATAATTTTACGAAAGTAGATACTTACGAAGAATTCAAAAAAGTTCTGGAAGAGAAAGGTGGTTTCATCTATGCTCACTGGGATGGTACAGCTGAAGAAGAAGAACAGATCAAGGATGAAACGAAGGCTACTATCAGATGTATTCCTTTAGATGATGATGTAGAAGAAGGAATTTCATTGGTTTCTGGGAAACCATCTAAGAGACGTGTATTATTCGCAAAAGCTTATTAA
- a CDS encoding prolyl-tRNA synthetase has product MKRNIHKNLLGLLRSKGVLAISGGLLLVSCGAQMGGYSETDGVYYDPNKDTLPEGVIINDSGNRVGEYYDYYQDSNVIQNAQTNSREQQNRYNDWSSTNTNWNSNATDSDWGLYAGSQTNYYDNSWGWGSPWGWYGGYSPYWGWGMNRGWGWGASMSWGWGGSFGWGWGGSYGWGSPYWGYGYGGYYDPFWGGYGNPYWGYGGGYWGGGYYNRPVYRRSGASGGGFQNTGVASAVYRTNTANSGFRNSNGGFRNTNNGGFRDSNSNGGFRNSNGGFRDGNSGGFRNGNSGGFRNTQPNGGFRNTTPQTRPNYNYQQPQPRNNNNGGFRSNDSGGFRSSGGFNSGGGGFRGGSSGGGGGMRSGGGGRGGFR; this is encoded by the coding sequence ATGAAAAGAAATATACATAAAAATTTGCTTGGTCTGCTAAGATCCAAAGGGGTGTTGGCAATATCAGGCGGATTATTACTTGTGTCTTGTGGTGCTCAGATGGGAGGGTATAGCGAGACAGATGGGGTGTATTACGACCCCAATAAGGATACGCTACCTGAAGGAGTTATCATTAATGATAGCGGCAACAGAGTAGGAGAATATTATGACTATTATCAGGATTCCAATGTCATTCAAAATGCACAGACGAATTCCAGAGAACAGCAAAACAGATATAATGACTGGAGTAGTACCAATACGAATTGGAACTCCAACGCTACAGATTCCGATTGGGGGCTTTATGCAGGCTCTCAGACGAACTACTATGACAACTCATGGGGATGGGGATCTCCTTGGGGATGGTATGGTGGTTATAGCCCATATTGGGGTTGGGGTATGAACCGCGGCTGGGGCTGGGGTGCAAGTATGTCCTGGGGTTGGGGCGGATCATTCGGATGGGGCTGGGGAGGCTCTTACGGATGGGGAAGTCCATATTGGGGATACGGTTATGGTGGATATTATGATCCATTCTGGGGCGGTTACGGAAACCCTTATTGGGGATACGGAGGCGGTTACTGGGGTGGCGGCTACTACAATAGACCTGTTTATAGAAGAAGCGGCGCCAGTGGAGGAGGATTCCAGAATACAGGTGTAGCAAGCGCAGTATACAGAACCAATACAGCCAATTCAGGCTTCAGAAATAGCAATGGCGGTTTCAGAAACACAAACAATGGTGGTTTCAGAGATTCTAATTCAAACGGTGGATTCAGAAATAGTAATGGCGGTTTCAGAGACGGTAATTCCGGAGGCTTCAGAAACGGCAATTCTGGAGGTTTCAGAAATACACAGCCAAATGGAGGATTCCGTAATACTACACCACAAACAAGACCTAATTATAATTATCAGCAACCACAGCCTAGAAACAACAATAATGGAGGTTTCAGATCCAATGATTCAGGAGGTTTCAGATCTAGCGGTGGCTTCAATTCCGGCGGTGGCGGCTTCAGAGGCGGTTCTTCTGGCGGCGGTGGCGGAATGAGATCCGGCGGCGGAGGCAGAGGTGGATTCAGATAA
- a CDS encoding OmpP1/FadL family transporter, translated as MSISAAFYAQAQDVSVIRNTVEIYSSTPMVGSAKFNAMAGSNGALGGDANSLLTNPAGLGVAISGEVSGTLSILGNKNSSSLAGSTIDYSKTKGDLGNAGGIIAFPLMTETAWKFINIGINFSNQTLDNVIQSPGNNNIVYAFDKDDITKDAALAGHIYERYGNLSKMSFGVGANYNHNLYLGAGFNFFNASVDQYDTLFYRNLTNNSTEGFSKQDTPYSERSSGFSASLGVIGKLSPNFRVGASLETPTFWTIDRNYYFYNDPTYGDDMGAENRKFTSPLKATVSAAFVASKNFSLNVDYTLGLTKPDYKVYGSAESVLNDFFKENYKNLSEVRVGAEYRVQQFRLRGGYSYQSSPFDALTISRFNDAGSVGDQSYSNMMLSDRNTLSFGIGYDFKSFYVDASYQNISSKYTNPFMRGYMDGNSDSSYYSANNIFESDSYAASEVKNNRNNFFLTVGWKF; from the coding sequence ATGAGTATTTCTGCTGCATTTTATGCGCAGGCTCAGGATGTTTCTGTGATAAGAAATACTGTGGAAATTTACTCAAGTACTCCTATGGTGGGATCGGCTAAGTTCAATGCAATGGCTGGATCTAATGGTGCGCTGGGAGGTGATGCCAACTCTTTGCTTACCAACCCGGCAGGTTTAGGGGTAGCTATTTCAGGAGAGGTTTCAGGAACTTTATCTATTTTAGGCAATAAAAACAGCAGCTCTTTAGCTGGATCTACCATAGACTATAGCAAAACTAAGGGAGATCTTGGAAATGCAGGCGGGATCATTGCTTTTCCACTGATGACAGAAACGGCTTGGAAGTTTATTAATATTGGTATTAATTTCTCCAACCAGACTCTTGATAATGTAATCCAGTCACCGGGTAATAATAATATTGTTTACGCTTTTGATAAAGATGATATAACCAAGGATGCTGCATTGGCGGGACATATATATGAAAGATATGGTAATTTGTCAAAGATGAGCTTTGGGGTAGGAGCGAATTATAATCATAATTTATATTTAGGTGCAGGTTTCAATTTTTTCAACGCTTCAGTTGATCAATATGATACTTTATTTTACAGAAATCTTACCAATAATTCTACAGAAGGATTCAGTAAGCAGGATACTCCTTACTCAGAGAGATCTTCAGGGTTTTCAGCTTCATTAGGGGTGATCGGAAAGTTAAGTCCTAATTTCAGAGTGGGAGCATCCCTTGAAACTCCTACATTCTGGACGATTGACAGGAATTACTATTTCTATAATGACCCTACTTACGGGGACGATATGGGTGCTGAAAACAGAAAGTTTACTTCACCGCTTAAAGCAACGGTGAGTGCTGCATTTGTAGCAAGTAAAAACTTCTCGTTGAACGTAGACTATACCCTTGGACTTACAAAACCTGATTATAAGGTATATGGCAGTGCAGAGAGTGTGTTGAATGACTTCTTTAAAGAGAATTATAAAAACCTTTCAGAAGTAAGAGTTGGAGCTGAGTACAGAGTACAGCAGTTCAGACTGAGAGGAGGTTACTCTTATCAATCTAGTCCTTTTGATGCACTTACAATCAGTAGATTTAATGATGCGGGCAGCGTAGGGGATCAATCGTACAGCAACATGATGCTAAGTGACAGAAACACACTTTCTTTCGGTATCGGGTATGATTTCAAATCATTTTATGTAGATGCATCTTATCAGAATATTTCATCTAAGTATACAAACCCTTTTATGAGAGGATATATGGATGGTAATTCAGATTCATCTTATTATTCTGCTAATAATATCTTCGAAAGTGATTCGTATGCGGCAAGTGAGGTTAAAAATAACAGAAACAATTTCTTCCTTACAGTAGGATGGAAGTTCTAA
- a CDS encoding ZIP family metal transporter, which translates to MTTVLLLILSVVTGVFLGKHFGKKEKLAKNLLILSAGFLITICLNEVFPQVYTSAGSNSLGIFVIGGVLLQMILEALTKGFEHGHFHHHSEHNILPVALMVGLFIHAFIEGIPLANEEHEMSPYLWGIVFHNLPISFILGAFLFNRKGESKSSSSYPSILIVALFALASPMGMLLGNYFNPDLQPYFLAIVGGIFLHISSVIIFESNKNHNIDWVKIGLVVLGVSLALMMHVFHQHPVGHSH; encoded by the coding sequence ATGACAACAGTACTTTTACTGATTTTAAGTGTCGTAACAGGAGTATTTCTGGGAAAACACTTTGGTAAAAAAGAAAAACTGGCCAAAAATCTACTGATATTAAGTGCCGGCTTTTTGATTACGATCTGTCTTAATGAAGTATTTCCGCAGGTTTATACCTCTGCCGGAAGTAACAGTCTTGGGATATTCGTGATTGGAGGAGTTCTTCTCCAGATGATTCTGGAAGCGCTTACCAAAGGTTTTGAACACGGACACTTCCATCATCATAGCGAACATAATATTCTTCCCGTTGCTTTAATGGTAGGATTATTCATCCATGCTTTTATTGAAGGGATTCCTCTTGCCAATGAAGAGCATGAGATGTCTCCCTATCTTTGGGGAATTGTATTTCACAATCTCCCTATTTCATTTATTCTGGGAGCATTTTTATTTAACAGAAAAGGAGAATCCAAAAGTTCTTCATCCTATCCGTCTATTCTCATTGTAGCTTTATTCGCACTGGCTTCTCCGATGGGAATGTTGCTAGGAAATTATTTCAATCCTGATCTTCAGCCTTATTTTCTGGCTATTGTAGGGGGAATTTTCCTTCACATTTCATCAGTGATCATTTTTGAAAGCAATAAAAATCACAATATTGACTGGGTAAAGATCGGACTGGTTGTTTTAGGAGTTTCACTTGCATTGATGATGCATGTTTTCCATCAACATCCTGTTGGTCATTCTCATTAA
- a CDS encoding class I SAM-dependent methyltransferase, whose protein sequence is MEWFESWFDTPYYHLLYSNRDYTEAENFITKLTADLQLPPQSKIIDLACGKGRHSVFLNKLGYDVLGLDLSRQSIESDKQYENQTLIFEVHDMRNPIDADPMDAVFNLFTSFGYFDNENDDKKVFQSVYNALKPGGYFVLDYLNEEYVRNTLVPETAITRGDIDFKILKKIEGRHIIKDIRFEADGKPFHFFEKVKLHTLEAIHAYASECGFERIKIWGDYQLNEFNKENSPRCINLFKRK, encoded by the coding sequence ATGGAATGGTTTGAATCTTGGTTTGATACCCCTTATTATCATTTGCTTTATAGCAACAGAGACTATACTGAAGCTGAAAACTTCATTACAAAGCTCACTGCGGACCTTCAGTTGCCGCCTCAGTCGAAAATCATAGATCTTGCCTGTGGAAAGGGAAGACACTCTGTTTTTCTTAATAAATTAGGGTATGATGTTTTGGGGCTTGACCTTTCAAGACAAAGCATTGAGTCTGACAAACAGTATGAAAATCAAACCTTGATTTTTGAAGTTCATGATATGAGAAATCCAATTGATGCAGACCCAATGGATGCTGTATTCAATTTATTTACAAGTTTTGGGTATTTTGATAATGAAAATGATGATAAAAAGGTATTCCAGTCTGTTTACAATGCTTTGAAGCCCGGAGGATATTTTGTACTGGATTATCTGAATGAAGAATATGTAAGAAATACTTTAGTCCCGGAAACAGCAATCACCCGCGGTGATATAGACTTTAAAATCCTGAAAAAGATAGAAGGCAGACATATCATCAAAGATATCCGTTTTGAAGCAGACGGTAAACCTTTTCATTTCTTTGAAAAAGTAAAGCTTCATACACTGGAAGCTATCCATGCTTATGCTTCGGAGTGTGGTTTTGAAAGAATAAAAATCTGGGGAGATTATCAGCTGAATGAATTTAATAAAGAAAATTCCCCACGTTGCATCAATTTATTTAAGAGAAAATAA
- a CDS encoding class I SAM-dependent RNA methyltransferase, with translation MDTENIKIQIKTFFGLEQILAEEIKKLGGRNVEIKNRAVNCEGDLGFLYKINYSARTALKILVPIHEFKAFNQHQFYDRLFKFEWENFMDVDQSFSIDATVNSETFKHSQFVTLKMKDAIVDYFQEKFKRRPNVETRNPDIKFHLHIDRELVMISMDSSGDPLFKRGYRREQGEAPINEVLASGMLQLAGWDGKGNFLDPMCGSGTLLIEAAMIAMDLPAQIFRKRFGFQNWNNYDAELFAKIKEFRINRVRQFDGKIVGYDIDARMLNAARMNVEAAEMEDVIEIKKQNFFDSKKELFPLLMVFNPPYDERISINDDDFYKKIGDTFKTHYPNTLAWLISSDLEAVKKIGLRPSRKIKLFNGKLEARFLQYEMYEGTKKVHKLEDK, from the coding sequence ATGGATACAGAAAATATTAAAATACAGATAAAGACATTCTTCGGATTGGAGCAGATTCTGGCAGAAGAAATCAAAAAACTGGGCGGAAGAAATGTTGAAATTAAAAACAGAGCGGTAAATTGTGAAGGAGATCTTGGTTTTCTTTACAAGATCAATTACTCTGCGAGAACAGCATTGAAAATCTTAGTGCCGATTCATGAGTTTAAAGCTTTTAATCAGCATCAGTTTTATGACAGGCTATTCAAATTTGAATGGGAAAACTTCATGGATGTTGACCAGTCTTTCTCTATTGATGCAACGGTAAACTCCGAAACGTTCAAACATTCTCAGTTTGTAACTTTAAAAATGAAGGATGCCATCGTGGATTATTTCCAGGAAAAATTCAAAAGACGTCCGAATGTAGAAACGAGAAATCCGGATATCAAATTCCATCTTCATATTGACAGAGAATTGGTGATGATTTCAATGGATTCTTCAGGAGATCCTTTGTTTAAAAGAGGATACAGAAGAGAACAGGGAGAAGCTCCTATCAATGAGGTTCTTGCCAGCGGAATGCTTCAGCTGGCTGGCTGGGATGGAAAAGGTAATTTCCTTGATCCTATGTGTGGCTCCGGAACTTTGTTGATTGAAGCGGCAATGATTGCCATGGATCTTCCGGCTCAGATTTTCAGAAAGAGATTCGGGTTCCAGAACTGGAATAACTATGATGCAGAATTGTTTGCAAAAATTAAAGAATTCAGAATTAACAGAGTCAGACAGTTTGATGGAAAAATTGTTGGGTATGACATTGATGCAAGAATGCTGAATGCTGCAAGAATGAACGTAGAAGCAGCAGAAATGGAAGATGTTATCGAAATTAAAAAACAAAACTTCTTTGATTCCAAGAAAGAATTGTTCCCATTATTAATGGTATTCAATCCACCATATGATGAGAGAATTTCCATTAATGATGATGATTTCTACAAAAAAATCGGAGATACTTTTAAAACCCATTATCCGAATACATTAGCATGGCTGATCTCTTCAGACCTGGAAGCAGTGAAGAAAATTGGTCTGCGTCCTTCAAGAAAAATCAAACTTTTCAACGGAAAGCTGGAAGCGAGATTTTTACAGTACGAAATGTATGAAGGAACGAAGAAAGTACATAAACTGGAAGATAAATAA
- a CDS encoding branched-chain amino acid ABC transporter substrate-binding protein, giving the protein MSWNFLDVFDVIFDVLDLFGSGFGSSRSTSDRKSLNYDEKPQKKESKISEYFTEKVSAGALILAAFSFFIVFKDPLPVQNYTQTLVVASLIGVSISFLVFFVLHVLELYYFKTLLKLLLFSCSVIAFFISVVFYLYFKSGLFI; this is encoded by the coding sequence ATGTCCTGGAATTTTCTTGATGTTTTTGATGTGATTTTTGATGTGTTAGACCTGTTTGGTTCTGGTTTTGGATCATCACGTTCAACTTCTGACAGAAAGAGTCTGAATTATGATGAGAAACCTCAAAAGAAAGAATCTAAGATATCAGAATACTTCACAGAGAAAGTAAGTGCAGGAGCTCTGATATTGGCAGCATTTTCTTTTTTTATTGTTTTTAAAGATCCTTTACCTGTACAAAATTATACACAGACATTAGTGGTAGCTTCTTTAATAGGAGTCAGCATTTCGTTTTTAGTTTTTTTTGTTCTGCATGTACTGGAGCTTTATTATTTTAAAACGCTGCTCAAACTACTTCTTTTCAGCTGTTCAGTAATTGCTTTTTTTATTTCGGTAGTATTTTATCTCTACTTTAAATCAGGATTGTTTATCTAG
- a CDS encoding AraC family transcriptional regulator, translating into MDFQIQYLTPDIKLSSYDDKLFKTETVFEYHMLVWFISGETKIIQSDKTYLFNAGDIFLIPRNHLATIINYPKDGLPHKAVVMHLTTERLKAFYSSVNDQKKTGYRESSIYSFSSHPLLNSCLASLIPYFEMEGSLPENIAHLKITEAISILREIDQNIDSVLADFDEPGKVDMISFMEKNYMFNMPLERFGYLTGRSLSTFNRDFRKIFQTTPQRWLTQKRLELAYYHLSEKNKKPSDVFLEVGFEDLSHFSHAFKKQYGFAPSLAR; encoded by the coding sequence ATGGATTTCCAGATACAATACCTCACACCGGATATCAAGCTTTCCAGTTATGATGATAAGCTGTTCAAAACGGAAACGGTTTTTGAATATCATATGCTGGTCTGGTTTATATCAGGAGAAACGAAAATTATTCAGTCTGACAAAACTTATTTGTTCAACGCCGGAGATATTTTTCTGATCCCGAGGAACCATCTTGCCACGATTATCAACTATCCAAAAGACGGGCTTCCTCATAAAGCGGTGGTTATGCATCTTACAACAGAACGTCTGAAAGCGTTTTACAGCTCTGTTAATGACCAAAAGAAAACAGGATATCGGGAATCCAGTATTTATAGCTTTAGCAGTCATCCGCTTCTGAACAGCTGCCTGGCCTCTCTCATTCCTTATTTTGAAATGGAAGGATCTCTTCCCGAGAATATTGCTCATTTAAAGATCACTGAAGCAATCAGTATTTTAAGGGAAATTGATCAGAATATAGATTCTGTACTTGCTGATTTTGACGAGCCGGGAAAAGTGGATATGATTAGTTTTATGGAAAAAAATTATATGTTCAATATGCCTTTGGAACGGTTCGGATATCTGACGGGAAGAAGTTTATCAACGTTTAACCGTGATTTCAGAAAGATTTTTCAAACCACTCCACAGCGATGGCTTACTCAAAAGCGTCTTGAACTGGCTTATTATCATTTATCTGAAAAAAATAAAAAACCTTCCGATGTTTTCCTGGAAGTAGGTTTTGAAGATCTGTCACATTTTTCGCATGCTTTTAAAAAGCAGTATGGTTTTGCACCTTCTCTCGCAAGATAA